GAGGTTTCTATGAAATAAACACTGCAAATTAGGAAAATATTCCCTTAAGCCGTGATTCATCCCCAATTTACCGCTGATATCTAACATACTATTTTCCATCTGCAAGCCCTTCAGATTGATTTATCCGGGCGAATGATTGGAAAGTCCGTTGTTTTTATTGCAAATCCCCTCAAATCCTTACCTATTGAAAAAAAAGGGCCTTTTTAGCACAAATTTTGAATATAGATAAATACCTGAACGAAAGAAACTTACCACCCCTTACACCTTGAAAATGAAGTATGGCTTATTCTTTACTTTGCTCCTGCTACCTGTTTTTCAACTCGTAACCTTTGCACATTCCGCACCTGAGGCCTACGCATCTTTAACTGTTAGTTCAAGTATTAAACATTCGCTTTTCCCCAACCCATTTACAGACAATTTTTCGATCGAATCAGAGGATGCAGATCTTAAACTGGAGGTTTTTTCGCTTGGCGGCGCAAAAATTCCCGCAACCATCTACAAACACCATCACGATGGTCTCATCCGATATGAAACGGGCACAGAACTTAGCCAGGGCCTTTACCTGGTACGTTTGTACACGGAGGGCGAAGCATTTTTCCAGAAAATGATAAAAATTGATTGAGACGCCTTAGGCAACCTAACTAAAAGGGGAATCATAATTGGTTCCCCTTTTTTATTTTTTGTGTAAATTGTATAAAAATCATCGTTTGTCTGCAATGAGAATCTTAGTATCCTGTACGATATACTTGTCCATTCTTTCTTTCTGGGGATGCGAGAATCCTTATGAATCGGATAAAGACAATCCGGATATCTCCTATAATGTGTATTTTCAGGAAAATGGCAGGGAAAAATTGGGGAAATATCTGAATGTTCTTAAGGCATTTCAGGCGACGTTTGAAGAAACCTATGATGAAAATGGAGAACTGGACGGGCATTTAAAACTGGAAATCAACCGGCCCGCCTTTCTTGCCAACAAACCAGAATCCAGATGCAAATTTGTTGCTGACAAACTCGCGGAAGTTATCGTGTCCGGTCTGCACAGCTCCGAAGATTACGATACCCTGAACATTGAAATATTTGGGGTCAAAGGATCAGAAGATAATATTTTTGTCTATCAATATCCCCTCGCGGCTATGTATAGCGCGGTGTATGGAAAAGAGGCAGATTTCGATTCACTTTCTTACGATACCCACTTCCGTATGGCACGCGAAGCAGTAGCAGAACTGGATTATACCCGTGCACTCACTCACCTTCAGATTATTCTTGAGGATAACTTTCAGAATATCCCTGCGATGGAGCTTCGGGCGGAGATTTATATGCAACAGAAAGAATATTACAGCGCCGTATTTCAATATGCTGCGCTGATTATGCTCGACAGCCTCAATATTCATTATTTGAAGGAAAGTGCCAAAGCCCATATCGAAATGGAAGCATTTGAAGATGCGCGAAAAGATATCCAGGCCGCGCTTAATATCACCAAACAGAAAGATTCGGAGGCATGGTTTCTTCAGGGAAAAGTGAATTATATGGAAGATGAAATGATTGCTGCCGAAGCTGACTTTACTGCGGCGATTTTAATTAGCCCTGATTATGCACAGGCATATTATTACCGGGGACTTACCTTTAAAGAACGCTCCCGCAGAACTGAGGCCTGCGAAGAATTTCAATTGGCCCGTGATAAAGGCATATACTCAGAAGAACTTGACAAGGAATTAAACCGCTGTCGGATTCTGGACTTATAACCCCCCAAGTATGAAAAAGCTACAACTGGCATTTTTAGTGTCTTGCCTGATTTTTTCTTCAGGCAGAATATACAGTCAGGAAGAAATTCCCAACGATTTCCTTTCGAAAGAATTTCACCAGGGGCGGAGACAAGCCTTAAGGGCGCTGATGCCGCCGCATTCAGTAGCAGTATTTTTTGCCGCGCCGGTTCGCAACCGCGCCAATGACGTAGATTTTGTCTACCATCAAAATCCTGATTTTTATTATCTCACGGGCTTCAAAGAGCCGCATGCCCTTTTGCTCATTTTTTCTGAAGATCAGCCGGTATCCGACTGTCAGGAAGTACTATTTGTGCAACCCCGAAACAAAACTGCAGAAATGTGGACGGGCAGACGTCTGGGAGACGAAAACGCAAAATCCGCCCTGGGCATTCCTTGTGTACAACTCAATACTGCATTTGAACAATATCCCATCGATTTTTCAAAGTTTGACAAAGTATTTTATTTTCCTTTTAAAGACGATATACGAAATACGGGCGATCCCGCAGATTTGTATGATCTGGTAAGAATATTCCGCGAAAAAGCACCTGATGTTTCCAAACAGTCAGACAACTCGTTGAGGAACATGATGCAAAGCCTGCGCGAAATTAAAACACCTGAAGAGTTGGGCCTTATGCGCAAGGCCATTCAAATTTCCGCCATCGGGCAAAAAGAAGTGATGAAAGCCATGCACCCGGAAATGTCAGAAACAGAAATTCAGGGTATCCACGAATATGTATATAAAAAATACGGCTCGGAATATGAAGGGTACCCATCTATCGTCGGTGCAGGAGACAATGGGTGTATTCTTCATTATATTGAAAATATCCGACCGCAGTTAAACGACGATCTTGTCCTGATGGATCTTGGCGCAGAATATCACGGGTATACCGCAGATGTTACCCGAACCATCCCTGCCAATGGAAAATTTTCGCCCGAACAAAAAGCCATTTACGACCTGGTGTATCAAGCGCAGGAAGCAGCCTTTGCTGCATGCCAACCGGGAAATGCTTTTAGCGCACCGCATATCGCCGCTAAAAAAGTTATAGATGAAGGCCTGAGCAGGCTGGGGATTACCAATAAAGGTGCCTTCCATACCTATTTCCCCCACGGGACTTCGCATTTTCTTGGGCTGGATGTACACGATAGCGGTGGAAGAGGGCCACTTAAAGCCAATATGGTGATCACCGTAGAACCAGGCATCTACATTCCAAAAGGAAGCCCCTGTGATGAAAAATGGTGGGGAATCGGGGTGCGAATTGAAGACGACATCCTGATCACAGAAACCGGTTATGAAAATCTTTCGGCATACGCACCGCGCAAATCTGAAGAAATCGAGGCCGTCATGGCAGAGCCCAGCCCCCTCGACAATTTTGTACTACCGGCACTCGAAGATGTTAAAGACTAGCAAATAATTGAAAATACCTTTTTTTTCGCTGCATTTTTACTAAGTTTGCCCGCTGATTTTGAGAAGATATTTTTTGGAAATTCAGCGAGTATGTATATTAATGCTTTGGCACATTACCTTCCGGAAAAAATAGTTCCGAACGCTTACTTCCTCAATGTCAACGGGTTAACAGATGAATGGATAGAAGCCCGTACCGGCATTAAGGAAAGAAGGAAAGCGGCCACCGGTGAGAACACGAATACAATGGCTATCAGGGCTTTGAGAAATGCCATTGCATCCCTTCCCTATCCTAAAGATGAAGTCGATCTGGTGGTGGGCGCTACCTATTCCCCCTATGACACAGTAGGAACCCTGGCTCATGCCGTTCAATTTGAACTGGGGGTAAATCATATTCCGGCTGTTACCATCTCTGCCGCTTGTTCCTCCTTTCTCAATGCTATTGAAATTGTAGAGGGATATTTTGCAACCGGCAAAGCCACCAAAGCATTGGTTGTCGTCTCTGAGCATAATACGGCGTATGCCAATGAAGAGGACACCATGGCCGGCCACCTGTGGGGCGATGGTGCCGCAGCCGTATTTATTTCCCGTGAACAACAGTCCGATAAAGATCTCTACATCCGGGAAATCTCAACCAAAGGCGCAGCCCTTGTAGGCAAAGGTATAGAAGGGGTCGTACTTCGTCCCTTTGACGGAGGAATCATCATGCCGCACGGACGCGACGTATTTATCAACGCCTGCCAGTACATGGCCCAGACTACGGATGAGATTTTGAAGAAAAACGGGTATTCTATTGACGAACTCACCTACTTCATTCCCCACCAGGCCAACATGCGCATTTCCCGAAATGTAGCCGAACAACTCAAACTGCCGGAAGAGAAAATCGTTTCTAATATCCAGTACCTCGGCAATACAGGTTGCGCCGGCTGTGCAATCGGACTTTCTGAAAGGCAAAGCGATTACAAAACCGGCGACGTGATCGTGGTATCTGTTTTTGGTGGCGGATATTCTTACGGAGCCATGCTCCTCGAAGCTTGCTAAAGCGGAAATGCCAGTCGTTTACTCATTTTTGATAATCATTCCTCCGGCAGATCTTCCCCGATTTACCACGGTATAGAAATATATACCTGATGGCAAATTCTCTAAAGGCAATTCCACCAGGCTATTTTCCGAAATATCCCAGTCCTGCCGGTACAATATCCCACTTGTCGCTGATGTGATCATCAATATTGCCGGGCCCTCTCCCTCCACAAACACTTTCAATACATCAGTAAACGGGTTGGGATACGCCGTAACCAAAGGATATGCTGTCTCGACGCGCAACAATTCTGAGTAGGCTACGCTGTCATTGGTAAAAACAGCCCTTATCCGGTAATCTGCATAGGGTTCGGTCGGCAATGAATCAATAAAGGAATAATACTGCTGGGCAATACTAAATCCTGCCGCAGAAATTTCCTCCGAAACCGATACAAAGCCCTGGCCTTTTTCCAATCTTTCGACGACAAAATATGCCATATTCTGCTCCTGGCTTGTCGCCCATTCGAGATTAACCCCCACAGCATCTTCGTATTTTCCATTCAGCGACAGCCAGTCCAATCCAAACCCTTCAACACCGGTCTTCCCTACGCCCAATCCTCCTGTAAAGGAATGAAAAACTGCCGACACCTGATAGTTACTACCCAATCTCCCGATCTGTGCAGCCCTTACAATGGAAACCTTCCCGTCAGGCTCCGGTTGATCGGGGGTAATACGGGAAATGGCGCCCGGGCTTAATACAACCTCCAGATCTGACCAGTCATTGCCCGTAAAGGTTTTCCAGCCATCTACTTCTGCACCGGTATAATACAAGGTAACCCGGTAACTGCCAGCGGCAGGCTGGTTTTCTGCATAGACAAAAAAGGTCTTGTCCATGAGCTCAAACTGATGGGAAGGATCTTTTCGCCAAAATGGCGAAGCGCCTGTACCTGCACGATCCATTTCCACCCAAACACATCCCCAATCTTCCGCCCCTTGATTTTCGAGTGAAAGCATCAGATTTCCGGTTGTTTCGTCAAACAGATGGACAACAGCATTTGCGCCAAAAGGAAAACTGCGGGAAGTCCCGATAGCGGTAGAAATAGCCAGATTTGCCGTCATCGCCTGGTCATCGTCGGCAATATGGACATTCGTTTTGTTTACCTTTCCCACTTCCGCCCGCAACGTATCTGCGACGGTAAGTTCCAGGGATAATAGTTCCTCCAGTTCATGAATTGCATCGTCAGCAACCCGTACGAGTAACTGGCGAGTGGCCCCATCCCCGGCGGGGAACGTCAGCTGTGTGCCATTGGGAAAGGCATAATCTTCGCCTAATGTTCCGGTAGAAGTTGGCAGCCGGGAAATATTGACAATTACGTTTTCCTGAGGAGCCAGCGACAAGGATACGGGAATAGAAAGATCAATATATCGTTCGCAGCCCGCACCTACAGCGTCTTTTTCAGATACTGTGTAGTCTGTATTGTCAAAGCGTACAACCGGCCTCGTTACTTTTTGTATCGTAAAATTTACGTCAGATATATCAAAGAAGATATTCCCGGAGGCTTTTACCTTGATCCGTGCCGCAGTAGCATCTATATTGGGAACCACCACAAAAGCGTTGCCGGAATTGGCCAACTGGCTGCCTACCAGATAAGGGAAAGTAAGTCCTCCATCCACTGAGAGCAGAATATCTACCTTTGCACAGTTTACTGGCGCCGCTGTCGTCCCTGCGACATCCCATGTGACAGTCAGCGGAGCACCTCCCGGCCAGGTCAAACCGGGGGCGTTGGGACCCGTAACGCGAAACGGCCCTGCCTGAGCAGCTACCTCGACCTTTGCTGTATCTACGGCAACCCGGCCACCACCCGGGTGATTGTCCCTTACGGTAAATAGAAAGTTTAGCGTCCTTCCAATGCCCGGTAAAATTTCCCCCGAAGTGGTGGTCTGGTTGAGTATATCTGAAAGTTGTGGAAATGTACGTGTACTCCTGGTCACAGGTGGGACTGACCGGAAAATAGGCCCGTCGGGTACATTGGGATCGTCGGGAGGCCCCTGCGCACCCAGATCGTACTGCTCCCAGGTATAGGTCAGCGGATCACCATCAGGATCCGTTCCGGTTCCGGTAAGTTCAAAAGGGGTTGAGACCGGAATCACATAGTCGGTCCCAGCATTTGCCGTTGGCGGATTGTTGCCAACCGGGGTTTTTACCGGACAAGTATTTCCCAGGCCGGAAACCGTATAGGCAAAAATTTCGCCTGTACTGACGGCATGAAAGTAGTCATCACTGTGTATCTGAATATTTTGTCCGGAGCAAATTCCGGCATAACTCATAATGGTTGTTCCGCTTCCTGGCTCAAACGCCGTAGCGGCAAAACGATTTCCTGCGCAGCTGCCGGTACTTCCATTGAAGGTATGGTGCGCGCCCAACTGATGTGCGAGCTCGTGTGCCACCAAATCCACGGCAAAGGGATCGCCAACCGGACTGGTAGAACCCGTTACGCCCTGACCTTTATAACCGGTAAAACAAGCCACGCCCAAAGCAGCCAGACCGCCCGGTCCGGTACTGAATGTATGCCCAAGATCGTAATTGGCCGTACCGATCAGTGCATCCAGGGTAGACTGACTTTGATTGACCAGCAAAGCAGAGTTATTATTCGTAAAAGGGTCTCCGGTGGTGCTCGTAAAAATGACCTGGTCATTGTTGTTGACCAATACGAGGCGGATGGAAAGATCGCGTTCGTAGATAGCGTTGACCCGGTTGATCGTCGTGGTGATGGCCGCAAGCGCACCTGACACCGTACCGCCATGAAAAGCCGTATATTCTCCCGTCGCAGCAACAGCCAGGCGATACGTGCGGCGGTTACCGTCAGATTCGATGGCCGGATTTGCGGGAAATTCCAGCGAACTACCCGACGCCGGTTGTCCGGGAGCGATTTCCACCGAAGGGGGTAAAATCGGGTCTATTTCTTCAAACACCCGCGAGGGGTCAGGCAGCAGGTCTGACTTCCTATACACCAGGTACTCCGTATTATTAACCCGGGACACCGGATCAATAAAAAGAACAGCACCACTTCCGGAGATCATTGCGTGAAATCCGGCCGGTGTCATATCCGCTTTCATGGAAAGATTCCCGGCAAGCGATTGGCCGGTAAAGGTTCTGATTTCAGGAAAATCAGCAGCCAGTCCGGGCTCCATCACAGGGCTTTCATAAAGCAGAAAGTCGACAAATGTCCCGTCAGGAAGAGGAACCGAAATCACGGCGGGGACAGTCCTGGAAACCTGGGCAAGATAACCACCAAGCGAGGCAGCATCGAGCGAAACCAGGCGAAAAGCCAGCGGACGAATGTCAGCATCGGCGAGACTCAGGCTCCCGGCATTTGTGGATTCAGACCAAAAATGGCGGGTAGATTCAGATTGAGCGAATGAAAGAGCGAAAAAAGCAAAGAAAAGGATTACAAGCAGGTAACAGCGTAAAGAATGAGCCAAATACATAGGTCTAATGGATATCTCCGGAGGCTAAAGTAGAAGAAAAATGACTATTTCCAAGTTCGATATTTCACCAAATCTAAATTTTCGCAAATAAACAAACCCTGCAACCAAACTTTATCTTCATTGGCATATCCTTCGTATGCCGAAATGTTTTTACTTTTACCTCATGAGAAACTTTGCTGTACTTTATCTCTGGTGGGTATGTTTATTGCCTGCATATACTCAGATCCCCGATCCGGCTCCTTTTGGAAAAACGATCACCCGCGAAGAATTGCGGACCTATATGGAAGTCATTGCCTCTGCTGAAATGGAGGGCAGGGAAGTGGGAACGCCCGGGGTAAAAAAAGCTGCTGCCTATATTGCCCGCCAGTTTCAGGACATCGGACTTTTGCCGGCTGTTCCTGTTTCCGGTGAAAATAGCTATTATCAGGATATTCACCTGACCAGTGCCTTGATTACCAGCGCCTATATTTCAGGAAAAGGTTTTCAGCTTACCCATACCAAAGAAATGCTCTGCATGGGGGGAAATACGCAGGGGAAAGAACTCAAAACAAAAATCGTATATGTGGGCGAGGGTAATCCGGAAGATTATGAACAACTGGATGTGAGTGGAAAAGCAGTACTTTTGATAGATCCTTCTGAAGAAGCACTGGATAAAAAGCAATATGCGCAGGAAAAGGGGGCAGTGGCATTTTTGGTAGTCAATGCCAAAAATGCAGCACAATATAACCAGCAAATGAAATACCTGGCCTATTATATGAGCCGGCCAAGAATGCGACTTTCCACTCCAGAAGGTTCATTCGCTACGTTTATCATATCGCCGGAATCTGCGGCCAAACTGCTGAATACGACTGAATCGCAACTAAAAAAACTCTCGCCAGGCATTTCCACCGAAATCACTTATAAAATTGAAGCTGTCGAAAAACCCGTTTCTACTGAAAATGTGATCGGAATGGTAGAAGGAACCGACAAAAAATCAGAAGTAATTGTGATTTCCGCACACTATGATCATATCGGGGTTCGCGGGCAAAAAATCTATTACGGCGCTGATGACAATGGATCCGGGACCGTGGCTTTACTGGAAATCGCAGAAGCCTTTGCCGAAGCGGCAAAGCAGGGCATCCGGCCGCGCCGGAGTGTGCTGTTTATCTCCCTTACCGCCGAAGAAAAAGGGATGTTCGGCTCTGAATATTATACCCAACACCCGCTCTTCCCACTCGATCAAACAATCGTAGACCTCAACATGGATATGGTCGGGCATCTCGATCAAAATCATACGGAGGATCCCCGTTTTGTCACAATCGTCGGCTCTGACTGGCTTTCCAGCGAATTGCACGAAATCCATGAAAATGCCAACCGCAAGTATGTGCAACTTTCGCTTGATTATAGCTTCAATTCGCCCTCCCACCCGGAGATGTTTTACTACCGATCTGATCAGTACAACTTTGCGAAGTATGGAATTCCCGTCATTTTTTACACCAGTGCCGACCATGAAGATTATCACAAACCAACTGATACCATTGACAGAATAAAATTTGAGCGAATAGAAGCCGTAGCTCAACTGATTTTTTATACTGCCTGGGAAATTGCCAACAGGGAAAACCGTCTGATCATAGACAAAACGCCGCCAGACTGACCATTAGTTCTGACATAACTCAAAAACATAAACCTTTGTCAGCACATCGCGAAATGGTACTTGCAATTGGGTTTCCTTCATCGAATACCCCTTTTGAACCAGCGATTTGATAAAGTCTCTGCTTAGGGGTCTTCCGGGATCGCTAAAAATGATGGTCCCGCCCGGGTTAAGTAATGTATCAAAAGCCTGAAGCAACGGTTCAATATTTCGCTCTTCATACACGACATCTGAAGCCAGAAGAATATCTGAAGCCATCGCAGAATCGGGATAACGCCAATCCAGCAACCGGAGGTTGGGTTCTGTCGGAATGTTCATTTTCCAAACCAATCTTGTCACTTCAAGCGCATCAGGCAGATAGTCGGTAAGGATGACCTGGCCGCCGGAACGGGCTGCGGCTATGCCAGGCAAACCCAGCCCACAGCCAATTTCCAGTACCGTCTTTCCCCGGCAAATCCCCGATCGAAGCAGATAATCAGCCAGCCCGATACCTGAATGCCAGAGATCAGCCCAATAGGGAATTCGTTCGTCAATAAAATCTTCATGCGCCGGCCCTTTGGCAATTAACTCGTCATACAATTCGTCAATGTTGGTGACGGTAGCTAATTCAAATTTTTCGCCCTGAAGTTCCAGATCGAAAAAAGAAAAGGCATATTTTTGAGACAATATCTGACGCAGCTGCTCAATTTCACTTTCAGGCATAATTTGTCTATTGTAAACAATAATGCAATATATTCATTCTTCAATTATCTGCCAGCCTGTTTTTCGCAGTGTTTCGTTATGGTACACTTTTGTATTTCCGGTATGTACCGATGTGAAACAATTTTCAGAAAAAATGGCCAATAAATATAACACAAAACACTGACAATCAAAATATTATACCCAATGGCATATTTGTTGATTTGATTGTTGGTATAATCTTACCGATTACTTTTTACAGAAGCATTTGTACAATCACCTGGTATGGATCGAATAATAAAAAAAAGAAAGTGGACACCGGAGAAGATCGGACTATATTTTGTAGCGCCGCTGCTGGGGGTTCTTTTAATTGGCTGGCTGGTAACCTCCACCAGCGGATCCCGACTGAAAGTGCAAAAAGAACGCCTGACTATCGGCACGGTTGAAAAAGGAATTTTCCAGGAAACGATCCCCATTACCGGGAAGGTATTGCCGCTGAATACCGTAAAAGTCGATGCGGTAGAAGGCGGGCAGGTAAAAGAGGTTTATCTGGAAGGAGGGGAAATTGTTGATAAGGGCGACATTATTTTGAAGCTTACCAACCCCGGACTGGAGCTCAACTATATGAATCTCACGACCAACCTGCTGGAACAGGCCGACCAGTTGAGAAATACGCGGATTACGATGGAAAATACCGGGCTGAATCTCAAAGATGAACTGATCCAAATTGATTATCGCATTCGGGATTTAGGGGAACAACACAGGCGGAATGAGCAATTATTTAAAGATAGTGTTATCTCCCGTCAGGTATATGAGACCACCAAGTTTGAATACGAATACCAGATAGGCAGAAGAAAGCTCATGCTGGTAAGAATTAACCGGGATTCGGTGCTTACCAGTCAGCAAATCGGACAGGTGGAAAACTCGCTGGATTTGGTTGACCAAAACCTGATCGCCATCAAAAGAAACCTGGACAACCTGATCATCAAAGCACCTGTTTCGGGTCAGCTTTCGGCCATTCGGGTGGATATCGGGGAGACCGTAAGGCAGGGAGATAACCTGGGGCAGATCGATATTCTCGATGGATATAAAGTAAGAGCAAACATTGACGAACACTATGTATCCCGCATCGAGGAAGATCTGAAAGGTTCGTTCCCATTTGCCGGCAGCAACCATATGCTGGTTATCCGAAAGATCTATACAACGGTTACCAATGGTTCATTTGAAGTTGACATGAACTTCATCGAAGACGAGCCAGAAGGAATTAAAGTTGGTCAAAATCTCCAGATTCGACTGGCGTTGAGTGATGAGTCAGAGGCAATTCTGATCCCACGCGGAGGTTTTTATCAGACCAGCGGAGGAAACTATATATATGTGTTGAGTGAAGATGGGAAAACCGCCTATAAAAGATCTATCAGAATTGGGCGGCAGAGTGACCGTAACTACGAAATACTGGAAGGACTGGAGCCTGGCGAAAAAGTCATCACTTCCAATTATGATGTATTCAACAACGCCGACGAACTTATCTTGAACGAATAATGCCTGTTATATGATCCGTACACAAAACCTCGTAAAACTCTACCGGACAGAAGAAATTGAGACCACTGCGCTCAATGAAGTATCCTTAACCGTAAATCAGGGAGACTTTCTTTCCATCATGGGCCCTTCGGGCTGTGGAAAATCAACGTTGATGAACATTCTGGGTCTTATTGACAGCCCGTCCAGCGGTCAGTATTTTTTCCTCGACGAAGACGTTGCCCGCTATTCAGAAAAACAACGCGCCAATCTCCGGAAAGAAAATCTGGGGTTTGTGTTTCAGAGTTTTAACCTGATCGACGAGCTGACGGTGTTTGAGAATGTGGAGTTGCCACTGATCTACACCCGGATGAAATCTGCGGACCGAAAAAAACGGGTAGAAAATGTACTGGAGCATATGAATATGATGCACCGCCGCAACCATTTTCCGCAGCAACTTTCCGGTGGTCAACAACAGCGGGTTGCTGTGGCCAGAGCCATCGTGAATGAGCCCAAACTGATCCTTGCGGATGAGCCAACGGGTAACCTCGACTCCTCCAATGGAGATGATGTCATGAAAATGCTCACCCAACTCAATGAGCAGGGAACTACGGTAGTGATGGTTACGCACTCCGCCCGCAATGCAGAGTTTGGCCATAAAATCGTGCGCCTCCTTGACGGAAAAATCGTTTCAGAAAATACTGTAAGCAACAGACAGCAGATCTAGGTCCATCTCCCTGACCCTGAATTGAGTAATCATACTTTGAGGCAGATTTTTTTGCCCTGGTTTTGTATTGCCTGAAAAAAATCCATACATCCTGAAATCAACTGGTCTATGTGGAAAAATTACCTGAAAACCGCTTTCCGCAATCTGCTCAAGCAGAAGTTTTATGCGGCAATTAATATTTTGGGGCTGGCAGTAGGTATTGCCTGCTGTCTGTTGATTGTATTATTTGTGAGGGATGAACTCAGCTATGATAAATTTCACGAAAAAGCTGACAGAATCTATCGCATCGGCGCCCATCTCACTATCGGAGAAATGGATGGAGAAGTGGCTGTAGTTTCTGCCCCCATGGCAAAAACCATGGTCAACGATTTCCCCGAAGTAGAAAATGCCATGCGTTTCCGCACCAGAGGCAGCTACCTGATCAAACACAAAGAATCAGGCGCAGAAAATGTTAAAG
The Bacteroidia bacterium DNA segment above includes these coding regions:
- a CDS encoding aminopeptidase P N-terminal domain-containing protein, with translation MKKLQLAFLVSCLIFSSGRIYSQEEIPNDFLSKEFHQGRRQALRALMPPHSVAVFFAAPVRNRANDVDFVYHQNPDFYYLTGFKEPHALLLIFSEDQPVSDCQEVLFVQPRNKTAEMWTGRRLGDENAKSALGIPCVQLNTAFEQYPIDFSKFDKVFYFPFKDDIRNTGDPADLYDLVRIFREKAPDVSKQSDNSLRNMMQSLREIKTPEELGLMRKAIQISAIGQKEVMKAMHPEMSETEIQGIHEYVYKKYGSEYEGYPSIVGAGDNGCILHYIENIRPQLNDDLVLMDLGAEYHGYTADVTRTIPANGKFSPEQKAIYDLVYQAQEAAFAACQPGNAFSAPHIAAKKVIDEGLSRLGITNKGAFHTYFPHGTSHFLGLDVHDSGGRGPLKANMVITVEPGIYIPKGSPCDEKWWGIGVRIEDDILITETGYENLSAYAPRKSEEIEAVMAEPSPLDNFVLPALEDVKD
- a CDS encoding T9SS type A sorting domain-containing protein, translated to MKYGLFFTLLLLPVFQLVTFAHSAPEAYASLTVSSSIKHSLFPNPFTDNFSIESEDADLKLEVFSLGGAKIPATIYKHHHDGLIRYETGTELSQGLYLVRLYTEGEAFFQKMIKID
- a CDS encoding ketoacyl-ACP synthase III, whose product is MYINALAHYLPEKIVPNAYFLNVNGLTDEWIEARTGIKERRKAATGENTNTMAIRALRNAIASLPYPKDEVDLVVGATYSPYDTVGTLAHAVQFELGVNHIPAVTISAACSSFLNAIEIVEGYFATGKATKALVVVSEHNTAYANEEDTMAGHLWGDGAAAVFISREQQSDKDLYIREISTKGAALVGKGIEGVVLRPFDGGIIMPHGRDVFINACQYMAQTTDEILKKNGYSIDELTYFIPHQANMRISRNVAEQLKLPEEKIVSNIQYLGNTGCAGCAIGLSERQSDYKTGDVIVVSVFGGGYSYGAMLLEAC
- a CDS encoding M12 family metallo-peptidase; protein product: MAHSLRCYLLVILFFAFFALSFAQSESTRHFWSESTNAGSLSLADADIRPLAFRLVSLDAASLGGYLAQVSRTVPAVISVPLPDGTFVDFLLYESPVMEPGLAADFPEIRTFTGQSLAGNLSMKADMTPAGFHAMISGSGAVLFIDPVSRVNNTEYLVYRKSDLLPDPSRVFEEIDPILPPSVEIAPGQPASGSSLEFPANPAIESDGNRRTYRLAVAATGEYTAFHGGTVSGALAAITTTINRVNAIYERDLSIRLVLVNNNDQVIFTSTTGDPFTNNNSALLVNQSQSTLDALIGTANYDLGHTFSTGPGGLAALGVACFTGYKGQGVTGSTSPVGDPFAVDLVAHELAHQLGAHHTFNGSTGSCAGNRFAATAFEPGSGTTIMSYAGICSGQNIQIHSDDYFHAVSTGEIFAYTVSGLGNTCPVKTPVGNNPPTANAGTDYVIPVSTPFELTGTGTDPDGDPLTYTWEQYDLGAQGPPDDPNVPDGPIFRSVPPVTRSTRTFPQLSDILNQTTTSGEILPGIGRTLNFLFTVRDNHPGGGRVAVDTAKVEVAAQAGPFRVTGPNAPGLTWPGGAPLTVTWDVAGTTAAPVNCAKVDILLSVDGGLTFPYLVGSQLANSGNAFVVVPNIDATAARIKVKASGNIFFDISDVNFTIQKVTRPVVRFDNTDYTVSEKDAVGAGCERYIDLSIPVSLSLAPQENVIVNISRLPTSTGTLGEDYAFPNGTQLTFPAGDGATRQLLVRVADDAIHELEELLSLELTVADTLRAEVGKVNKTNVHIADDDQAMTANLAISTAIGTSRSFPFGANAVVHLFDETTGNLMLSLENQGAEDWGCVWVEMDRAGTGASPFWRKDPSHQFELMDKTFFVYAENQPAAGSYRVTLYYTGAEVDGWKTFTGNDWSDLEVVLSPGAISRITPDQPEPDGKVSIVRAAQIGRLGSNYQVSAVFHSFTGGLGVGKTGVEGFGLDWLSLNGKYEDAVGVNLEWATSQEQNMAYFVVERLEKGQGFVSVSEEISAAGFSIAQQYYSFIDSLPTEPYADYRIRAVFTNDSVAYSELLRVETAYPLVTAYPNPFTDVLKVFVEGEGPAILMITSATSGILYRQDWDISENSLVELPLENLPSGIYFYTVVNRGRSAGGMIIKNE
- a CDS encoding tetratricopeptide repeat protein, giving the protein MRILVSCTIYLSILSFWGCENPYESDKDNPDISYNVYFQENGREKLGKYLNVLKAFQATFEETYDENGELDGHLKLEINRPAFLANKPESRCKFVADKLAEVIVSGLHSSEDYDTLNIEIFGVKGSEDNIFVYQYPLAAMYSAVYGKEADFDSLSYDTHFRMAREAVAELDYTRALTHLQIILEDNFQNIPAMELRAEIYMQQKEYYSAVFQYAALIMLDSLNIHYLKESAKAHIEMEAFEDARKDIQAALNITKQKDSEAWFLQGKVNYMEDEMIAAEADFTAAILISPDYAQAYYYRGLTFKERSRRTEACEEFQLARDKGIYSEELDKELNRCRILDL
- a CDS encoding M28 family peptidase, producing MRNFAVLYLWWVCLLPAYTQIPDPAPFGKTITREELRTYMEVIASAEMEGREVGTPGVKKAAAYIARQFQDIGLLPAVPVSGENSYYQDIHLTSALITSAYISGKGFQLTHTKEMLCMGGNTQGKELKTKIVYVGEGNPEDYEQLDVSGKAVLLIDPSEEALDKKQYAQEKGAVAFLVVNAKNAAQYNQQMKYLAYYMSRPRMRLSTPEGSFATFIISPESAAKLLNTTESQLKKLSPGISTEITYKIEAVEKPVSTENVIGMVEGTDKKSEVIVISAHYDHIGVRGQKIYYGADDNGSGTVALLEIAEAFAEAAKQGIRPRRSVLFISLTAEEKGMFGSEYYTQHPLFPLDQTIVDLNMDMVGHLDQNHTEDPRFVTIVGSDWLSSELHEIHENANRKYVQLSLDYSFNSPSHPEMFYYRSDQYNFAKYGIPVIFYTSADHEDYHKPTDTIDRIKFERIEAVAQLIFYTAWEIANRENRLIIDKTPPD